In a genomic window of Muntiacus reevesi chromosome 1, mMunRee1.1, whole genome shotgun sequence:
- the RFESD gene encoding Rieske domain-containing protein has product MDPDDSEQDPETKEQYASVYVGREEDIKRSERITAVVHDREVVIFYHKGEFHAMDIRCYHSGGPLHLGEIEEFDGRACIVCPWHKYKITLETGEGLYQSINPKDPSAKPMWCSKGIKQRIHTVTVDNGNIYVTLSNEPFKCDSDFYATGIFKVIPSSF; this is encoded by the exons ATGGATCCTGATGATTCTGAACAAGATCCTGAAACAAAGGAACAATATGCTTCTGTCTATGTGGGCAGAGAAGAAGACATTAAAAGATCTGAAAGAATAACAGCTGTTGTCCATGACAGAGAAGTGGTCATTTTCTACCACAAAGGAGAATTTCATGCTATGGATATTCGCTGTTAcc ACTCAGGAGGACCTTTACATTTGGGAGAAATAGAG GAATTTGATGGACGAGCATGTATAGTTTGCCCCTGGCATAAGTACAAAATTACTTTGGAAACAGGAGAAGGACTGTATCAGTCTATAAATCCTAAAGACCCATCAGCAAAACCCATGTGGTGCTCCAAAGGAATAAAGCAAAGGATTCACACAGTGACAGTGGACAATGGGAATATTTATGTGACTCTTTCTAATGAGCCTTTTAAGTGTGACTCTGACTTTTACGCCACTGGAATCTTCAAAGTAATTCCAAGTTCCTTCTGA